The following proteins come from a genomic window of Paenibacillus swuensis:
- the queF gene encoding preQ(1) synthase, whose protein sequence is MSQPTINGSTPAPGRAQGELQDLTLLGDQQVKYLFEYSPQILESFDNKHPYRDYFVKFNCPEFTSLCPITGQPDFATIYISYIPDEKMVESKSLKLYLFSFRNHGDFHEDCMNIIMNDLIKLMDPRYIEVWGKFTPRGGISIDPYTNYGKPGTKYEEMAFHRMMNHDLYPEKVDNR, encoded by the coding sequence ATGTCACAACCTACAATAAATGGATCAACACCCGCACCGGGCAGAGCCCAAGGCGAGCTGCAAGATTTAACCTTGCTGGGCGATCAGCAGGTCAAGTATCTTTTTGAATACAGTCCGCAGATTCTCGAATCCTTTGACAATAAGCATCCGTATCGGGATTATTTTGTTAAATTCAACTGTCCGGAGTTCACCAGCCTCTGCCCGATTACGGGTCAGCCGGATTTCGCGACCATCTATATCAGCTACATTCCCGACGAGAAAATGGTAGAGAGCAAATCTCTTAAACTCTACCTTTTCAGTTTCCGAAATCACGGCGATTTCCACGAGGACTGTATGAACATTATCATGAATGACCTCATCAAGCTGATGGATCCGCGCTACATTGAAGTATGGGGTAAATTCACCCCCCGCGGCGGCATTTCCATTGACCCGTACACCAATTACGGCAAGCCTGGGACCAAGTACGAAGAGATGGCCTTCCATCGGATGATGAACCATGATTTGTATCCGGAAAAAGTGGACAACCGCTAA